The genomic DNA CGAAGCCATTGCTGTTGATCTTCTGGAAGATGGGCGGATACGGCAGGCGGTGCACCTTGGTGCCCGTCAGTTCCAGCAGCGCGGTCCACGTGCTGTTGTAGTTCAGCGCATCGACGCGGCCTTCCTTCAGGGCCAGGAAGCCCGACCCCAGCACGCCCACGGCGACGATGTCCACGTCCTTGCCGGGCGTCAGGCCTTCCTGGCGCAGCAGCGCGCGCGTCGAGGGGATGGTGCCCCAGGTCAGCGCGCCCACGCCGATCTTCTTGCCCTTCAGGTCGGCGATGGTCTTGATCGGGCCGTCCGCCAGCACCGCCAGCTCCAGCTCGTTCGATGGAATGGTGTTGTAGAAGTAGCGCACGGGCAAGGGCGTCTTGCCGGTCTCGTGGCTGGCCAGCACCGGCTCGGGCAGCGGCAGGCCGATGGTCACCTTCTTGGACGCCACTTGCGGCAGCAATGCGCCCGCGCCCTGGAAGACGATGGTCTTGACCTCGATGTTCTCTTCGTCGAAATAGCCGAGGTCCTTGCCCAGGCCATAGACGCCGCCGCTGGCCACGGTCAGCGGAATGCCCAGTGCGATGGTGACGGTGTCCTTGGCGTGCGCCGCGGCGGCGCAGGACAGGGCCAGCGCGGCCACGCCGGCGCGCGCAAGAGGATGAAGGAACGGGTTCTGCATGATGGGGCTAGGTCCTGGGAAGAATGCGGCGGGCGCGACACCCGCCGCCGCGCTATTTCGCCGCCCGGGCTCGGGCGACCAGCGCGTCGCGATCGAAATCGCTGAAGGCGGGCACGAAATCGTTGGTGAAGATCTGGTCCAGCGGCACGTTGGCGTGCGGATACTCGCCCGCGTCGGCCATGGCCTGGATGCCGCGCTGGATGGCGTCGAGCTTGTATTCGCCGGGCACGCGGCGCTGGCCGTCAGGCGTGTACAGCACCCGCTTCAAGCGGCGGCTGAGCAGTTCCACGGCATCGGCCAGGGCCTTGGCCTCGTCCCCATCCGGCCTGGTGGAAGGGTTCTGCTGCCAGAAGGCCCGCACGCAGAAGGCAGGATTGGTTTCGCAGACCACCTGCGCCTGGGTATAGGCGCGGCCGAAGCGGCGGATCAGGTCGGGCTGTTCCTTCAGCGTGTCGACGTGCGCGATGAAGCCGTTGCCTGCCGTTTCCTGGAAGACCTGCGGATAGGCGATGCGGCGGATCTTGGTGCCGCTGAATTCCAGCTGGTCATGCCAGCTGCTGTTGAAGTTCAACGCGTCCACGGTGCCATTGCGCAGGGCCTGGAAACCCGCGCCCAGCGCGCCCACGGCCACGAAGCTCACGTCCTGTCCCGGCGTGAGGCCTGCCGTGCGCAGGGCGGCGCGGCCGCCCGGGATCGTGCCCCAGGTCAGCGCGCCCACGCCGATCTTCTTGCCTTTCAGGTCGGCCAGCGTCTTGATGGGCGAATCCGCCAGCACCGCGAATTCCATCGTGGTGGCCGGCACGCCGTTGTAGACGTACTTCAAGGGCAGCGCATCCTTGCCCTGGATATAGGTGGAAATGACCGGCTCGGAGGTGGGATAGCCGAAGGTCACGCGCTTGCCCGCCACTTGCGGCAGCAGCGGGCCGGCGCCCTGGAAGACCACGGTCTTCACGCTCAGGCCCGCTTCCTTGAAGAGGCCCAGCGCCTCGGCCGCCGCATAAGGGGCGCCGTCGTGCACGGCGGCTGGAATGGCCAGGGCCACGGTGACGTCGTCCAGCGCATGGCTGGGTGCGGCGGCCAGGGCGCCGGCGGAGAACAGTAGCGCGGACAGGGTATTGCGCAGACGCAGGGGAAGCATGAGGAGTCCTTGGATCGATCGGAA from Orrella dioscoreae includes the following:
- a CDS encoding ABC transporter substrate-binding protein; the encoded protein is MQNPFLHPLARAGVAALALSCAAAAHAKDTVTIALGIPLTVASGGVYGLGKDLGYFDEENIEVKTIVFQGAGALLPQVASKKVTIGLPLPEPVLASHETGKTPLPVRYFYNTIPSNELELAVLADGPIKTIADLKGKKIGVGALTWGTIPSTRALLRQEGLTPGKDVDIVAVGVLGSGFLALKEGRVDALNYNSTWTALLELTGTKVHRLPYPPIFQKINSNGFVTHEDTLRDNPELLARFGRAYTKAVIACDANPALCAETFWKYQPEARPKDTDPKKALEEAVVLVKKRMNSTLRTPDGRDRVAGEFDLPVIREFVKAMHAAGEFNTADIPVERIFDNSLVQQYSRFDAQAVRKQAQAQAVQ
- a CDS encoding ABC transporter substrate-binding protein, whose translation is MLPLRLRNTLSALLFSAGALAAAPSHALDDVTVALAIPAAVHDGAPYAAAEALGLFKEAGLSVKTVVFQGAGPLLPQVAGKRVTFGYPTSEPVISTYIQGKDALPLKYVYNGVPATTMEFAVLADSPIKTLADLKGKKIGVGALTWGTIPGGRAALRTAGLTPGQDVSFVAVGALGAGFQALRNGTVDALNFNSSWHDQLEFSGTKIRRIAYPQVFQETAGNGFIAHVDTLKEQPDLIRRFGRAYTQAQVVCETNPAFCVRAFWQQNPSTRPDGDEAKALADAVELLSRRLKRVLYTPDGQRRVPGEYKLDAIQRGIQAMADAGEYPHANVPLDQIFTNDFVPAFSDFDRDALVARARAAK